A DNA window from Leishmania panamensis strain MHOM/PA/94/PSC-1 chromosome 27 sequence contains the following coding sequences:
- a CDS encoding hypothetical protein (TriTrypDB/GeneDB-style sysID: LpmP.27.1420) has protein sequence MSRVLTVLLTYDDPECGGAADALVEHLERDASVVEHCQLSVKPIPVLQNGSHRDALYGSLQDLFQMKPQDIYAITFLKGCQSEEYRKVNELCNSVRPNPVQCQVLTHLANYNDVGLIIRNLVRLVLDEMTKEKASRGSAEPSK, from the coding sequence ATGTCTCGGGTGCTTACAGTGCTGCTAACGTACGATGACCCGgagtgcggcggtgctgcggatGCATTAGTGGAGCACCTCGAGCGTGATGCCTCAGTCGTGGAGCACTGCCAGCTCTCTGTGAAGCCGATTCCGGTGCTGCAGAACGGCTCTCACAGAGACGCCCTCTACGGCTCGCTGCAAGACTTGTTTCAGATGAAACCGCAGGATATCTACGCCATCACGTTTCTCAAGGGGTGCCAGTCGGAGGAGTACCGCAAGGTCAACGAGCTGTGCAACAGCGTGCGGCCAAATCCCGTGCAGTGCCAAGTATTGACGCACTTGGCGAATTACAACGATGTCGGGCTCATCATTCGTAATTTGGTGCGTCTGGTGCTGGATGAGATGACGAAGGAAAAggccagccgcggcagcgccgagCCATCCAAGTAG